A DNA window from Dama dama isolate Ldn47 chromosome 19, ASM3311817v1, whole genome shotgun sequence contains the following coding sequences:
- the LAMP3 gene encoding lysosome-associated membrane glycoprotein 3 isoform X1 — protein MSWQIPAVVVLFVSLAAIWYYDSHRKAKVFPEITGYSLPTTEQATVKPSLLQPTNHVPHKTAAARSTDGHVTSQTVAKTSNSETLTTNTTIEVLATISPVTTKSTLPTSPTTPTLVTTLATSTKSHVTFPVTEAKVGLSVGPSSPPATVNSTAHTTRNRPSTASHTTGKTTQLSNQTTLPATLSTLPHNITTSQKPTQPTHTPGPTTAAHNTTQTASPATIAPRPTLAPQPLSPKTGIYQVLNGSKLCIKAEMGIQLTVQDSVSVFSPQKYFNIDPNATQASGNCGSRKSNLLLNFQGGFVNLTFTKDENSYYISEVEAYLTVSNPEKVYQGMKRAMMMFETVVGHSFKCVSEQSLQLSIHLQLKTMNVQLQAFDFEDDHFGNADECFSDRNRREIPVAVGLSIAVLLAVLLTACLVTRKRSSRGYERM, from the exons ATGTCCTGGCAGATCCCTGCAGTGGTGGTGCTCTTCGTGTCTCTGGCTG CGATTTGGTATTATGACAGTCATAGGAAAGCAAAAGTGTTTCCAGAAATCACAGGTTACTCTTTACCTACAACAGAACAGGCCACAGTAAAACCTTCTCTCCTCCAACCAACTAACCACGTGCCTCACAAAACTGCAGCAGCAAGATCGACAGATGGTCATGTCACCTCTCAGACAGTTGCCAAAAcatccaactctgagaccctaaCCACAAACACAACCATAGAAGTCCTAGCAACAATTTCCCCAGTAACTACAAAGAGCACCCTACCAACCAGTCCAACAACCCCCACCCTAGTCACAACCCTGGCCACATCCACTAAGTCACACGTGACTTTTCCAGTCACCGAGGCTAAAGTTGGCCTCAGTGTAGGTCCCAGTTCACCACCAGCCACTGTCAACTCAACAGCTCACACCACTAGAAACAGGCCATCGACTGCCAGCCACACAACAGGGAAAACCACCCAACTCAGTAACCAGACCACACTTCCAGCGACTTTGTCCACCTTGCCACACAACATCACAACCAGTCAGAAACCTACTCAACCCACCCACACCCCAGGGCCAACCACAGCCGCACACAACACCACCCAAACGGCCTCGCCTGCCACCATCGCTCCCAGGCCCACTCTTGCACCACAGCCATTGTCACCCAAGACGGGAATTTATCAAGTTCTCAATGGAAGCAAGCTGTGTATCAaagcagagatgggaatacagctGACGGTTCAAGACTCCGTGTCG GTCTTTTCACCTCAGAAATACTTCAACATCGACCCCAATGCAACTCAAGCCTCTGGAAACTGTGGCTCCCGAAAATCCAACCTCCTTTTGAATTTCCAAGGTGGCTTTGTGAATCTCACATTTACCAAG GATGAAAACTCGTACTATATCAGTGAGGTGGAAGCCTATTTGACTGTCTCAAATCCAG AGAAAGTTTACCAAGGAATGAAACGTGCGATGATGATGTTTGAGACTGTGGTTGGGCATTCCTTCAAGTGTGTGAGTGAACAGAGCCTCCAGCTCTCAATCCACCTTCAGCTGAAAACAATGAACGTCCAACTTCAAGCCTTTGATTTTGAAGATGACCACTTTGGAAATG CGGATGAATGCTTCAGTgacagaaacaggagagaaatcccTGTGGCCGTGGGCTTGAGTATCGCAGTACTGCTTGCCGTTTTGCTAACAGCATGCCTGGTGACCAGAAAGAGGTCCAGTAGAGGATATGAACGCATGTAA